In Oryza sativa Japonica Group chromosome 3, ASM3414082v1, one DNA window encodes the following:
- the LOC4334356 gene encoding syntaxin-121-like: protein MNNLFSSSWKRTGGGGGGDGDIESGGGVEMAPPPGAAAGASLDRFFEDVESIKDELRDLERIQRSLHDANEGGKSLHDAAAVRALRARMDADVAAAIKKAKVVKLRLESLDRANAANRSVPGCGPGSSTDRTRTSVVAGLRKKLRDSMESFSSLRARISSEYRETVARRYYTVTGEQPDEATLDNLAETGEGERFLQRAIAEQGRGEVLGVVAEIQERHGAVAELERSLLELHQVFNDMAVLVAAQGEQLDDIETHVGRARSFVDRGREQLVVARKHQKSTRKWTCIAIIILLVLILVVVLPIVLKFVNNNKSSSSSPAPATPSPPPPTA, encoded by the coding sequence ATGAACAATCTCTTCTCTAGCTCGTGGAagcgcaccggcggcggcggcggcggcgacggggataTTGAatcgggcggcggcgtggagatggcgccgccgccgggggcggcggcgggggcgagcCTTGATAGGTTCTTCGAGGACGTGGAGTCGATCAAGGACGAGCTCCGCGACCTGGAGCGGATCCAGCGGTCGCTCCACGACGCCAACGAGGGGGGCAAGTCGCtgcacgacgcggcggcggtgcgcgcgcTGCGGGCGCGCATggacgccgacgtcgccgccgccatcaagAAGGCCAAGGTGGTGAAGCTCCGCCTCGAGTCGCTCGACCGCGCCAACGCCGCCAACCGCTCCGTCCCCGGGTGCGGCCCGGGCTCCTCCACCGACCGCACCCGcacctccgtcgtcgccggcctccgcaAGAAGCTCCGCGACTCCATGGAATCCTTCTCCTCCCTCCGCGCCCGCATCTCCTCCGAGTACCGGGAGACCGTGGCGCGGCGGTACTACACCGTCACCGGCGAGCAGCCCGACGAGGCGACGCTCGACAACCTCGCCGAGACCGGGGAAGGGGAGCGGTTCCTGCAGCGCGCGATCGCCGAGCAGGGCCGCGGCGAGGTGCTCGGCGTGGTCGCCGAGATCCAGGAGCGGCACGGCGCCGTGGCGGAGCTGGAACGCTCGCTGCTCGAGCTCCACCAGGTGTTCAACGACATGGCCGTGCTGGTGGCGGCGCAGGGGGAGCAGCTCGACGACATCGAGACCCATGTCGGCCGCGCGCGCTCCTTCGTCGACCGCGGCCGCGAGCAGCTGGTGGTGGCGCGGAAGCATCAGAAGAGCACCCGCAAGTGGACCTGCATCGCCATCATCATCCTGCTCGtcctcatcctcgtcgtcgtcctccccaTCGTGCTCAAGTTCGTCAACAACaacaagagcagcagcagctcgccggcgccggcgacgccgtcgccgccgccgccaacggcaTGA
- the LOC4334358 gene encoding protein IQ-DOMAIN 5 isoform X2, translated as MGISARWLKSLVGMRKVEKQQQQSKEDGDGGRVAQKRDGANHFHCQNQHGQDHDNLGAPEEFPDENGPSEGDSNALSCSEPAFSSPNVPVPQTEEELKEIWAATVIQTVFRAFLARRARRALKGLVRLQALVRGHIVRKQAAITLRCMQALVRVQARVRARRVRIALESQTDQQAILQEKINETHVREIEDGWCDSIGSVEDIQAKLLKRQEAAAKRERAMAYALTHQWQARQHAAITAFQPDKNSWGWNWLERWMAVRPWESRFLGSYAADGIPVSSGAMQDEENAVYTPHKKHVRRQTSTLHSNILNQKTCLPNSEGGGSSSNRSGGSASAKSKLKLSSREGCDEISSRPSGLGTRSSSNPKERTGHLDPQGNKRFSLPASCVEAGKRMTNKSAATSGGYMVAFAGRKYAARSPPVFVSNSSYTVTSFTLVFEFNKGTLQNLYWKANGCSACSGQPSFTCVDQNCAISTANCTGKGGSVDCSPGIQLAFSGTDKHEAVLNSWYEVSKLRQYSLVGLFSNLKDSLTSQFSIFF; from the exons ATGGGCATCTCGGCGAGGTGGCTCAAGTCGTTGGTTGGGATGAGGAAGgtggagaagcagcagcagcagagcaaggagGATGGAGATGGTGGGCGAGTAGCACAG AAAAGGGACGGTGCTAACCATTTTCACTGCCAAAATCAGCACGGTCAAGACCATGATAACCTTGGAGCACCAGAAGAGTTTCCTGATGAAAATGGTCCATCAGAAGGTGATAGCAATGCACTTTCGTGCTCGGAACCCGCTTTTAGTTCACCTAACGTGCCTGTGCCTCAGACTGAAGAAGAACTCAAGGAGATCTGGGCTGCTACAGTTATTCAGACTGTGTTTAGAGCCTTCCTG GCTAGGAGAGCCCGTCGGGCTTTAAAAGGACTAGTTAGGCTTCAAGCCCTTGTAAGGGGTCATATAGTGAGAAAGCAAGCTGCTATAACACTCAGGTGTATGCAAGCTTTGGTGAGGGTTCAAGCCCGTGTTAGAGCAAGGCGAGTGCGCATTGCTTTGGAAAGCCAGACGGATCAGCAAGCTATTCTACAAGAGAAAATAAATGAGACACATGTGCGGGAAATCGAG GATGGTTGGTGTGATAGCATAGGATCTGTGGAAGATATCCAAGCAAAACTATTAAAGAGGCAGGAGGCAGCAGCCAAACGCGAACGAGCCATGGCCTATGCTCTAACTCACCAG TGGCAAGCAAGGCAACATGCAGCCATTACAGCATTTCAACCTGACAAGAACAGCTGGGGCTGGAATTGGCTAGAGAGATGGATGGCTGTTCGTCCATGGGAGAGCCGATTCCTGGGCTCTTATGCAGCAGATGGAATTCCTGTTAGTAGTGGAGCAATGCAAGACGAGGAAAATGCTGTCTATACTCCACATAAGAAACATGTTAGAAGACAAACTTCAACACTTCATTCAAACATACTGAACCAGAAGACCTGCCTACCAAACTCAGAGGGCGGTGGTTCCTCATCGAACCGGTCTGGTGGTTCGGCATCGGCTAAGTCAAAACTGAAACTGTCATCCAGAGAAGGATGTGATGAAATTTCGTCTCGTCCTTCGGGACTTGGAACTAGGTCGAGTAGTAATCCTAAGGAGAGGACTGGGCATTTAGATCCTCAAGGAAATAAGAGATTCTCCTTACCTGCCAGCT GTGTCGAAGCAGGCAAGCGCATGACGAATAAATCTGCG GCAACTTCTGGTGGCTACATGGTAGCTTTTGCTGGGAGGAAATATGCAGCAAGATCACCTCCGGTTTTCGTCAGTAACAGCTCATACACCGTGACCAGCTTTACCCTG GTGTTTGAGTTCAACAAAGGCACACTTCAGAACCTGTACTGGAAAGCCAACGGCTGCTCTGCTTGCTCCGGGCAACCCTCCTTCACCTGCGTCGATCAGAACTGCGCGATCAGCACGGCGAACTGCACGGGCAAGGGCGGCAGCGTGGATTGCAGCCCCGGGATTCAGCTCGCCTTCTCCGGCACTGACAAGCACGAAGCCGTCCTCAACTCGTGGTATGAGGTGTCCAAGCTCCGGCAGTACTCCCTGGTTGGGCTCTTCTCCAACCTCAAGGACTCACTCACCAGCCAGTTCAGCATCTTCTTCTAG
- the LOC4334358 gene encoding uncharacterized protein isoform X1: protein MAVATLSSRSRRACAEAASVLLVLLVIAPSVAAGGDTNGVYEPCADAAVQRGDGFTFGVAFAARGDFFSGGVQLSPCDGRLSLASKGAKLAVFRPEVDEISLLTVNTSAAGGFDPATSGGYMVAFAGRKYAARSPPVFVSNSSYTVTSFTLVFEFNKGTLQNLYWKANGCSACSGQPSFTCVDQNCAISTANCTGKGGSVDCSPGIQLAFSGTDKHEAVLNSWYEVSKLRQYSLVGLFSNLKDSLTSQFSIFF, encoded by the exons atggcggtggcgaCGCTGTCGTCGAGGTCGAGGCGCGCGTGCGCGGAGGCGGCGTCCgtgctcctcgtcctcctcgtcatcgCGCCGTCGGTGGCAGCCGGGGGCGACACCAACGGCGTGTACGAGCCGTGCGCGGACGCGGCGGTGCAGCGCGGGGACGGGTTCACCTTCGGCGTGGCcttcgcggcgcgcggcgacttcttctccggcggcgtGCAGCTCTCCCCCTGCGACGGAAGGCTGTCGCTGGCGTCCAAGGGCGCCAAGCTCGCGGTGTTCCGCCCCGAGGTCGACGAGATTTCGCTCCTCACCGTCaacacctccgccgccggtggcttCGACCCG GCAACTTCTGGTGGCTACATGGTAGCTTTTGCTGGGAGGAAATATGCAGCAAGATCACCTCCGGTTTTCGTCAGTAACAGCTCATACACCGTGACCAGCTTTACCCTG GTGTTTGAGTTCAACAAAGGCACACTTCAGAACCTGTACTGGAAAGCCAACGGCTGCTCTGCTTGCTCCGGGCAACCCTCCTTCACCTGCGTCGATCAGAACTGCGCGATCAGCACGGCGAACTGCACGGGCAAGGGCGGCAGCGTGGATTGCAGCCCCGGGATTCAGCTCGCCTTCTCCGGCACTGACAAGCACGAAGCCGTCCTCAACTCGTGGTATGAGGTGTCCAAGCTCCGGCAGTACTCCCTGGTTGGGCTCTTCTCCAACCTCAAGGACTCACTCACCAGCCAGTTCAGCATCTTCTTCTAG